The Saccopteryx leptura isolate mSacLep1 chromosome 2, mSacLep1_pri_phased_curated, whole genome shotgun sequence genome has a window encoding:
- the ALOXE3 gene encoding hydroperoxide isomerase ALOXE3 isoform X3 — MAVYRVHVTTGAYLGAGTLDNISVTLVGMCGESPKQLLDHLGRDFTSGSVKKYKVRCSAELGELLLLRLHKERYALFHKDSWYCSHICVTAPDGTLSQFPCYQWIEGFCTMELRPGTARTICQDSLPLLLDHRKRELQARQECYRWKVYAPGFPGIVDISSFAQMESDNKFALTRTAPRADQDDSSGNRYLPGFPMKIDIPSLMHMEPNIRYSVTKTTSLIFNAIPASLGMKLRGLLDRKGSWKKLDDIRNIFWCHKTFTSEFVTEHWCEDYFFGYQYLNGVNPVMLHCLSSLPSKLPVTNDMVAPLLGPGTCLQTELKRGNIFLADYWILAEAPVHCLNGRQQYVAAPLCLLWLNPQGALMPLAIQLSQTPGPDSPIFLPTDSDWDWLLAKTWVRNSEFLVHENNTHFLCTHLLCEAFALATLRQLPLCHPIYKLLLPHTRYTLQVNTIARATLLNPEGLVDQVTSIGRQGLLYLMSTGLAHFTYTNFCLPDSLRARGVLSIPNYHYRDDGLKIWAAIKSFVSEIVGYYYPSDASVQQDSELQAWVGEIFAQAFLGRESSGFPCRLHTPGELVKFLTAIIFNCSAQHAAVNSGQLTQLGWGLHSMTLEPGCPMHHHP; from the exons aTGGCCGTGTACCGCGTGCATGTGACCACCGGTGCCTACCTGGGGGCAGGCACACTGGACAACATCTCCGTCACTCTGGTGGGCATGTGTGGTGAGAGTCCCAAGCAGCTGCTGGATCACCTGGGCAGGGACTTTACCTCGGGATCG GTGAAGAAGTACAAGGTGCGCTGCTCAGCAGAGCTGGGGGAGCTCTTGCTTCTGCGTCTACACAAGGAGCGCTACGCTTTATTTCATAAGGACTCCTGGTACTGCAGCCACATCTGTGTCACTGCCCCCGACGGCACCCTTTCCCAGTTCCCCTGCTATCAGTGGATTGAGGGCTTCTGCACTATGGAGCTGCGACCAGGAACAG CAAGAACTATTTGTCAagactcccttcccctccttttggACCACAGGAAACGGGAACTCCAGGCCCGACAGGAATGCTACCG CTGGAAAGTCTACGCCCCTGGCTTCCCTGGCATCGTGGACATCAGCAGCTTCGCGCAGATGGAGTCAGACAACaaatttgccttgaccaggacaGCACCTCGTGCAGACCAGGACGATAG cAGTGGGAACCGGTACCTTCCTGGCTTCCCCATGAAAATTGACATCCCGTCCCTGATGCACATGGAGCCCAATATTAGATACTCAGTCACCAAGACGACCTCACTGATCTTCAACGCCATTCCCGC GTCCCTGGGCATGAAGCTTAGAGGACTGCTGGACCGAAAGGGCTCCTGGAAGAAGCTGGATGACATCCGGAATATCTTCTGGTGCCACAAGACCTTCACTTCAG AGTTTGTCACAGAGCACTGGTGTGAGGACTATTTCTTCGGGTACCAGTACCTGAATGGTGTCAACCCTGTCATGCTCCATTGCCTCTCCAGCTTGCCCAGCAAACTGCCTGTCACCAATGACATGGTGGCCCCCTTGCTGGGACCTGGCACCTGCCTGCAGACAGAGCTAAAG AGGGGGAACATCTTCCTAGCCGACTACTGGATCCTAGCTGAGGCCCCTGTCCACTGCCTGAATGGCCGCCAGCAGTACGTGGCCGCCCCGCTCTGCCTGCTGTGGCTCAACCCCCAGGGGGCATTGATGCCTTTGGCTATCCAG CTCAGCCAGACCCCTGGGCCCGACAGCCCCATCTTTCTGCCCACGGACTCCGACTGGGACTGGCTGCTGGCCAAGACGTGGGTGCGCAACTCTGAGTTCCTGGTGCACGAGAACAACACGCACTTCTTATGCACACATTTGCTGTGCGAAGCCTTCGCCTTGGCCACGCTGCGCCAGCTGCCGCTCTGTCATCCTATCTACAAG CTCCTGCTTCCACACACTCGGTACACGCTGCAGGTGAACACCATCGCCCGCGCCACGCTGCTCAACCCAGAGGGCCTGGTGGACCAG GTCACCTCCATCGGGAGACAAGGCCTCTTGTACCTCATGAGCACCGGTCTGGCCCACTTCACCTACACCAATTTCTGCCTTCCGGATAGCCTGCGGGCCCGCGGTGTTCTGTCTATCCCCAACTACCACTACCGAGATGATGGTCTGAAGATCTGGGCCGCCATTAAGAG CTTTGTCTCAGAAATTGTGGGCTACTATTACCCCAGTGATGCGTCTGTGCAGCAGGATTCGGAGCTGCAGGCCTGGGTCGGCGAAATTTTTGCTCAAGCGTTCCTGGGCCGCGAAAGCTCAG